A stretch of the Archangium violaceum genome encodes the following:
- the uvrA gene encoding excinuclease ABC subunit UvrA has product MSEPDVISIRGAKEHNLKNISLEIPKKKLVVFTGVSGSGKSSLAFDTLYAEGQRRYVESLSAYARQFLGQMEKPKYDTIRGLSPTISIEQKAASNNPRSTVGTVTEVHDYLRVLFASVGVQHCPNCGKRVGKQSAQQIVDTLMESPAGTKVMVLAPVVSNRKGEHKDILTEAQKRGFSRARVDGKVKSLEERIELDKKSKHDIALVIDRLVLKPEIRTRLTDAVETALREGKGMLIITDETGSPASDRIMSELNACHACGLSFGELSPSSFSFNNPLGMCPDCNGLGTKAEMDPDRIVPDPSRSLREGAVEPWASGMNKGEGWTADFVESLAGAFDIDLDTPYAKLPAKAKKIIMYGVEGKRFTVQWGDGGRYEMEWEGLVNKLMRGFKTTTSEAMRAYYQKFFSDKPCPTCDGARLKPESRAVKVHGRSIVELSRQTIGDALRWLKDLQLTETERKIATELLKEIRSRLGFLEDVGLAYLTLDRTASTLSGGESQRIRLASQMGSELTGVIYILDEPSIGLHQRDNGKLLATLKRLRDLGNSVVVVEHDEETMEEADWLVDFGPGAGELGGQVVAEGTPAQVMENEKSSTGAYLSGRKEIEIPETRRAPGKAKVVIQGAKENNLKDVTVEIPLGVFVAVTGVSGAGKSTLINEILYPAAARALYESREVPGKHKAITGLEHLDKVIDIDQRPIGRTPRSNPATYTKLFDSIRDVFAMTPEARAFGYTPGRFSFNIKGGRCEACEGDGVKLVEMHFLADVYVPCEVCNGKRFNEATLRVLYKGKNIAEVLEMSVREAMQHFSAHKDIMRVLQTLEDVGLGYIRLGQSSPTLSGGEAQRIKLARELARVATGRTLYILDEPTTGLHFEDIRKLLQVLNRLVEAGNTVLVIEHNLDVIKSADWVIDLGPEGGAGGGQLLATGTPEQVAEVKESHTGRYLKHVLTKSRKHRVGRKPPAKAAPAA; this is encoded by the coding sequence ATGTCCGAGCCCGACGTCATCTCCATCCGAGGAGCCAAGGAGCACAACCTCAAGAACATCTCCCTGGAGATTCCGAAGAAGAAGCTGGTGGTGTTCACCGGCGTCTCCGGCTCCGGGAAGAGCTCGCTGGCGTTCGACACGCTCTACGCCGAGGGCCAACGCCGCTACGTGGAGAGCCTGTCGGCCTACGCGCGGCAGTTCCTCGGGCAGATGGAGAAGCCCAAGTACGACACCATCCGGGGCCTGTCGCCCACCATCTCCATCGAGCAGAAGGCGGCCAGCAACAACCCGCGCTCGACGGTGGGCACCGTCACCGAGGTGCATGACTACCTGCGCGTGCTCTTCGCCTCCGTGGGCGTGCAGCACTGCCCCAACTGCGGCAAGCGCGTGGGCAAGCAGAGCGCCCAGCAGATCGTCGACACGCTGATGGAGTCGCCCGCGGGCACCAAGGTGATGGTGCTGGCGCCGGTGGTCTCCAACCGCAAGGGCGAGCACAAGGACATCCTCACCGAGGCCCAGAAGCGAGGCTTCTCCCGCGCGCGCGTCGACGGCAAGGTGAAGAGCCTCGAGGAGCGCATCGAGCTGGACAAGAAGTCCAAGCACGACATCGCGCTCGTCATCGACCGGCTGGTGCTCAAGCCGGAGATCCGCACGCGCCTCACGGATGCCGTGGAGACGGCGCTGCGCGAGGGCAAGGGCATGCTCATCATCACGGACGAGACGGGCAGCCCGGCGAGCGATCGCATCATGAGCGAGCTCAATGCCTGCCATGCGTGCGGCCTGTCCTTCGGCGAGCTGTCCCCCTCGTCGTTCTCCTTCAACAACCCGCTGGGCATGTGCCCGGACTGCAACGGCCTGGGCACGAAGGCGGAGATGGATCCGGACCGCATCGTCCCGGACCCCTCGCGCAGCCTGCGCGAGGGCGCGGTGGAGCCGTGGGCCAGCGGCATGAACAAGGGCGAGGGCTGGACGGCGGACTTCGTGGAGAGCCTGGCCGGGGCGTTCGACATCGACCTGGACACGCCGTACGCGAAGCTGCCCGCGAAGGCGAAGAAGATCATCATGTACGGCGTCGAGGGCAAGCGCTTCACCGTCCAGTGGGGTGACGGCGGCCGTTACGAGATGGAGTGGGAGGGCCTGGTCAACAAGCTGATGCGCGGCTTCAAGACGACCACGTCCGAGGCAATGCGCGCCTACTACCAGAAGTTCTTCAGCGACAAGCCGTGCCCCACGTGCGACGGAGCGCGCCTGAAGCCGGAGAGCCGGGCGGTGAAGGTGCACGGGCGCTCCATCGTGGAGCTGAGCCGGCAGACCATCGGCGACGCGCTGCGCTGGCTCAAGGACCTGCAGCTCACGGAGACGGAGCGGAAGATCGCCACCGAGCTGCTCAAGGAGATCCGCAGCCGCCTGGGCTTCCTCGAGGACGTGGGCCTGGCGTACCTGACGTTGGACCGCACGGCGTCCACGCTGTCGGGCGGAGAGAGCCAGCGCATCCGGCTGGCCTCGCAGATGGGCAGCGAGCTGACGGGAGTCATCTACATCCTCGACGAGCCCTCCATCGGCCTGCACCAGCGCGACAATGGCAAGCTGCTGGCCACGCTCAAGCGGCTGCGAGACCTGGGCAACTCCGTCGTCGTGGTGGAGCACGACGAGGAGACGATGGAGGAGGCGGACTGGCTCGTGGACTTCGGTCCGGGCGCGGGCGAGCTGGGCGGCCAGGTGGTGGCCGAGGGCACCCCGGCGCAGGTGATGGAGAACGAGAAGAGCTCCACCGGCGCGTACCTCTCCGGCCGCAAGGAGATCGAGATTCCCGAGACGCGCCGCGCGCCCGGCAAGGCGAAGGTGGTCATCCAGGGCGCGAAGGAGAACAACCTCAAGGACGTGACGGTGGAGATTCCCCTCGGGGTGTTCGTGGCCGTCACCGGCGTGTCCGGCGCGGGCAAGTCCACGCTCATCAACGAGATCCTCTACCCCGCCGCCGCGCGCGCGCTGTACGAGAGCCGCGAGGTACCGGGCAAGCACAAGGCCATCACCGGACTGGAGCACCTGGACAAGGTCATCGACATCGACCAGCGGCCGATCGGACGGACGCCGCGCAGCAACCCGGCCACGTACACGAAGCTGTTCGACTCCATCCGGGACGTGTTCGCGATGACGCCGGAGGCCCGGGCGTTCGGGTACACACCGGGACGCTTCTCCTTCAACATCAAGGGCGGACGCTGCGAGGCGTGCGAGGGCGATGGCGTGAAGCTGGTGGAGATGCACTTCCTGGCGGACGTGTACGTGCCCTGCGAGGTGTGCAACGGCAAGCGCTTCAACGAGGCCACGCTGCGGGTGCTCTACAAGGGGAAGAACATCGCCGAGGTGCTCGAGATGAGCGTGCGCGAGGCGATGCAACACTTCAGCGCGCACAAGGACATCATGCGCGTGCTGCAGACACTCGAGGACGTGGGGCTGGGCTACATCCGGCTGGGGCAGAGCTCACCGACGCTGTCGGGCGGAGAGGCGCAGCGCATCAAGCTGGCGCGCGAGCTGGCGCGCGTGGCCACGGGCCGCACGCTGTACATCCTCGACGAGCCCACCACGGGTCTGCACTTCGAGGACATCCGCAAGCTGTTGCAGGTGCTCAACCGGCTGGTGGAGGCGGGCAACACGGTGCTCGTCATCGAGCACAACCTGGACGTCATCAAGAGCGCGGACTGGGTGATCGACCTGGGTCCCGAGGGCGGCGCGGGCGGAGGACAGTTGCTCGCCACGGGAACGCCGGAGCAGGTGGCCGAGGTGAAGGAGAGCCACACCGGGCGCTACCTCAAGCACGTGCTGACGAAGTCCCGGAAGCACCGCGTGGGCCGCAAGCCCCCCGCGAAGGCCGCCCCCGCCGCCTGA
- a CDS encoding phosphagen kinase, with product MLMKKYLTPEIKAALEKLTTRSGWSLKKAIRSGVENPDSSIGIYAGDSESYRVFSPLFDPLIRDYSRYDMSGHPSDFSLDGLPAKNLDPEGRFVISTRVRVGRNLAEYAFPPAIRAEDRARMEAEILDVLSELTGGLAGEYHRLSEMTEERRQEMVDGHLLFKQGDRFLESAGVNRDWPQNRGIYHSSDRRFLVWVGEEDSMRIISMQRGADIKAAFIRLKAALDHIHSRLEFACDEILGFHTTCPTNLGTAMRASVHIRIPFLSQRPEFEGLCEKLGLSIRGIHGEHSDPSDGIHDISNKRRLGVTERDIYQTLYRGVETLIEWESNLMGRATSRRQAAA from the coding sequence ATGCTGATGAAGAAGTATCTCACGCCAGAAATAAAGGCGGCGCTTGAAAAGCTGACGACCCGGAGCGGCTGGAGTCTAAAGAAAGCCATACGGAGCGGAGTCGAGAATCCCGATTCCAGCATCGGCATCTATGCGGGCGATAGCGAATCATATAGGGTATTTTCACCCCTCTTCGACCCGCTCATCCGTGACTACTCCAGGTATGACATGAGTGGGCACCCAAGCGACTTCTCGCTCGATGGGCTCCCCGCGAAGAACCTGGATCCCGAAGGAAGGTTCGTCATCTCCACCCGGGTTCGAGTTGGGCGAAACCTCGCGGAGTATGCTTTTCCTCCGGCAATCCGCGCTGAAGACCGCGCGAGAATGGAGGCCGAAATCCTCGACGTGCTTTCGGAGCTCACGGGCGGATTGGCGGGCGAGTACCACCGGCTGAGTGAGATGACCGAGGAGAGGCGCCAGGAGATGGTGGATGGCCACCTCTTGTTCAAACAGGGAGATCGTTTCCTGGAAAGCGCGGGCGTAAACCGGGATTGGCCCCAGAACCGCGGAATATACCATTCGTCCGACAGAAGATTCCTGGTGTGGGTTGGCGAGGAAGATTCCATGCGGATCATCAGCATGCAACGGGGTGCTGATATCAAGGCGGCATTCATCCGGCTGAAAGCCGCACTCGACCACATTCACAGCAGGCTCGAGTTCGCCTGTGACGAAATCCTCGGCTTTCACACGACGTGCCCCACGAATCTTGGCACGGCAATGCGAGCCTCGGTCCATATCAGAATCCCCTTTCTCTCCCAGCGGCCCGAATTCGAGGGCCTCTGCGAAAAGCTGGGGCTCTCGATTCGCGGTATCCACGGAGAGCACTCCGACCCCTCCGATGGCATCCATGACATTTCGAACAAGCGCCGGCTTGGCGTCACGGAGCGCGACATCTATCAGACACTCTATAGGGGCGTCGAGACGCTGATCGAATGGGAGTCCAATCTCATGGGGCGCGCAACATCCCGAAGGCAAGCGGCGGCATAG
- a CDS encoding 2-aminoethylphosphonate--pyruvate transaminase, protein MLLLIPGPVQTDPRVRAAMTADIAPWDLDFRAEYAAIRAKVTEIAGGIPGRHATLPLQGSGHFIVEAAIRTFIPAGGCFLLPMNGTYAARIHRLASEAGRVPVTLELPDTRPVTEAELDAAFAAHPEVTHLCAVVSETGTGIINDPEVLGAAARRAGKRVLLDAVSAFGAWPFRLADHPEVDAITFTPNKCLEGLPGCGFAVCPVEHTRARLGQAGSWSLDLADVLLRAERNGSGSSRFTPAPQVLRAFGVAMRLYEEEGGQPARLARYRENMRILREGMEALGLRPYLAVEHQGPIIGTFHQPGGGFELQRFVDALKRRGVLISNFYNTEEPTFRVGCIGAVTPDDMRRAVSAMGDALRELDALPHTA, encoded by the coding sequence ATGCTCCTGCTCATTCCGGGCCCCGTCCAGACCGATCCACGCGTGCGCGCCGCGATGACCGCGGACATTGCTCCCTGGGACCTGGACTTCCGCGCCGAGTACGCCGCCATCCGCGCCAAGGTGACCGAGATCGCTGGAGGCATCCCGGGTAGGCACGCCACCCTGCCGCTTCAGGGCTCGGGCCACTTCATCGTGGAAGCGGCGATCCGCACCTTCATTCCCGCGGGTGGCTGCTTCCTCCTGCCGATGAACGGTACCTATGCCGCGCGCATTCACCGCCTCGCCAGCGAGGCCGGGCGTGTCCCCGTGACGCTCGAGCTGCCGGACACCCGGCCCGTCACCGAGGCGGAGCTGGACGCCGCGTTCGCCGCACATCCGGAGGTGACTCATCTGTGCGCCGTGGTCAGCGAGACCGGCACGGGCATCATCAACGACCCGGAGGTGCTGGGTGCCGCCGCCCGCCGTGCCGGCAAGCGTGTGCTCCTCGACGCCGTCAGCGCCTTCGGGGCCTGGCCCTTCCGCCTCGCCGATCACCCCGAGGTCGATGCCATCACCTTCACCCCCAACAAGTGCCTGGAGGGACTGCCGGGCTGTGGCTTCGCGGTCTGCCCTGTCGAGCACACCCGCGCCCGCCTGGGGCAGGCCGGCAGTTGGAGCCTCGATCTCGCGGACGTGCTGTTGAGGGCCGAGCGCAACGGTTCCGGTTCCTCTCGCTTCACGCCGGCGCCGCAGGTGCTGCGGGCCTTCGGCGTGGCCATGCGCCTCTATGAAGAGGAGGGCGGCCAGCCCGCGCGCCTCGCCCGCTACCGCGAGAACATGCGCATCCTGCGCGAGGGCATGGAGGCGCTGGGCCTGCGCCCCTACCTGGCGGTGGAGCACCAGGGGCCCATCATCGGCACCTTCCACCAGCCCGGCGGCGGTTTCGAACTCCAGCGCTTCGTGGACGCGCTGAAGCGTCGCGGCGTGCTGATCTCGAACTTCTACAACACGGAGGAGCCCACCTTCCGTGTCGGCTGTATTGGCGCCGTGACGCCCGACGATATGCGCCGTGCCGTTTCCGCCATGGGCGACGCGCTTCGGGAGCTGGACGCCCTGCCGCACACCGCCTGA
- a CDS encoding methyltransferase, translated as MNLQDRLKALTDLLRPWSELWSRSILQNWPESGAAYLESWLSYAESLDEEGERMLDDGELPGEPPASLHSLVLALRELTALPWHEGVQRLTTADAQGLNTKKAHEIERVLALLGSRTKTIRQAVDIGGGMGHLARLCVRAFDWTFHSIDRDAALQEKGRDWLRRTRSLPREKLWFIHSSVEDGPQSEIDPLFSGQDRVSIGLHTCGSLALKQIRKSQKAGLLLNFGCCYDQMDAARDYPVSRFGKVHELPITRRALFLATRGRHHKTEAEFALMKRVNEQRFALDLLLRRKFPALGFVRAGDAPKTLYAGSFAVYARDRLERLRLDVGMTDAELNSFELSARPETRRIFLCHLLRERFARALEIVILLDRALLLEEMGFQVELLQVFEPSLSPRNIALIASRAD; from the coding sequence ATGAACCTTCAAGATCGACTGAAAGCGCTCACCGACCTGCTCAGGCCCTGGTCGGAGCTCTGGTCACGCTCCATCCTCCAGAATTGGCCGGAGTCCGGAGCCGCCTATCTCGAATCCTGGCTGTCCTATGCTGAATCACTCGACGAAGAGGGCGAAAGGATGCTGGATGATGGGGAGCTTCCAGGTGAGCCTCCCGCGTCGCTGCATTCGCTCGTGCTCGCTCTTCGTGAACTGACAGCGCTGCCCTGGCATGAAGGCGTTCAACGTCTGACGACCGCGGACGCGCAGGGACTCAATACCAAGAAAGCCCATGAGATCGAAAGGGTCCTCGCCCTGCTCGGGTCGAGAACAAAGACGATCCGGCAGGCGGTCGACATCGGTGGCGGCATGGGACATCTCGCTCGTCTCTGTGTCAGGGCTTTCGATTGGACCTTCCACAGCATCGATCGTGATGCCGCCTTACAGGAGAAAGGCCGAGACTGGCTGCGAAGGACCCGGAGCCTGCCGCGGGAAAAGCTGTGGTTCATCCACTCTTCCGTCGAAGACGGGCCGCAGAGCGAGATTGATCCGCTCTTTTCCGGTCAGGACCGGGTCTCGATTGGCCTGCACACCTGCGGGTCGCTCGCGCTGAAGCAGATCCGCAAGAGCCAGAAGGCAGGACTCCTCCTGAACTTTGGCTGCTGCTACGACCAGATGGATGCAGCACGGGACTATCCTGTCTCCCGCTTCGGGAAGGTGCATGAGCTTCCCATCACCCGACGAGCCCTGTTCCTGGCGACGCGTGGAAGACACCACAAGACCGAGGCTGAGTTCGCGCTGATGAAACGCGTCAACGAGCAACGGTTCGCGCTCGATCTCCTGCTGAGGCGGAAGTTTCCCGCTCTCGGCTTCGTGCGGGCGGGGGATGCACCCAAGACGCTCTATGCCGGGAGTTTCGCTGTCTATGCGCGTGATCGTCTGGAGCGCCTGCGACTCGATGTCGGCATGACGGACGCCGAGCTGAATTCCTTCGAATTGTCCGCTCGCCCCGAGACGAGGCGCATCTTCCTCTGTCATCTGCTGAGGGAGCGCTTCGCGAGGGCCCTGGAGATCGTGATTCTGCTCGATCGCGCGCTACTCCTCGAAGAGATGGGCTTTCAGGTCGAACTCCTGCAGGTCTTCGAACCGAGCCTCTCCCCTCGCAACATCGCCCTCATCGCATCAAGGGCAGACTGA
- the istA gene encoding IS21 family transposase: MVEQEVVRRIRVLAQAAWGHKRIAREMGVARNTVRRYLRGGSEADKQVRPKARRLTAAEQERAAELWNGAAEGNAVVVKALLAQEGVEASVRTVQRAVEDRRREAHAAQVATVRFETKPGQQMQVDFGEKQVRLGGQLVKVFLLVAVLSFSRRLFVRAVLNQRGDDWREGVAAAFVHFGGVPLEVLGDNARPLVDKHDRKAGTVRFHPAWLEFCRDWDVTPKACGPYRARTKGKTESGVKYVKRNALAGRDFEDFGALEKQLEQWMAEADERVHGTTHERPRERYEREEKAALRPLPSRPVPSRQQRLKRKVANDALVDVDTVRYSVPHRLVRESVEVQVGEDEVRIFHAGKLVATHARSKEPHARVVDSAHWKGLWRARAEQPTKEGSKLTALGRSLEAYADVVEQGAKRGAV; encoded by the coding sequence ATGGTCGAGCAGGAAGTGGTGCGGCGGATACGGGTGCTGGCGCAGGCCGCTTGGGGCCACAAGCGGATAGCGCGCGAGATGGGCGTGGCGCGCAACACCGTGCGGCGCTATCTGCGCGGGGGCAGCGAGGCCGACAAGCAGGTGCGGCCGAAGGCCCGGCGGCTCACCGCGGCTGAGCAGGAGCGCGCGGCGGAGCTGTGGAACGGCGCAGCCGAAGGCAACGCGGTCGTCGTCAAGGCGCTGCTGGCACAAGAGGGAGTGGAGGCCAGCGTGCGCACCGTGCAGCGAGCGGTGGAGGACAGACGGCGAGAGGCGCACGCGGCCCAAGTGGCCACGGTGCGCTTCGAGACGAAGCCGGGACAGCAGATGCAGGTGGACTTCGGGGAGAAGCAAGTGCGCCTGGGCGGGCAGTTGGTGAAGGTGTTCCTGCTGGTGGCGGTGCTGAGCTTCTCGCGCCGGCTGTTCGTGCGAGCCGTCCTCAACCAGCGAGGAGACGACTGGAGAGAGGGCGTGGCGGCGGCGTTCGTGCACTTCGGAGGGGTGCCGCTGGAGGTGCTCGGGGACAATGCGCGGCCGCTGGTGGACAAGCACGACAGGAAGGCGGGCACGGTGCGCTTCCACCCGGCCTGGTTGGAGTTCTGCCGGGACTGGGACGTGACGCCCAAGGCGTGCGGGCCGTACCGCGCGCGCACCAAGGGCAAGACGGAGTCGGGCGTCAAGTACGTCAAGCGCAACGCGCTGGCGGGCCGGGACTTCGAGGACTTCGGGGCACTGGAGAAGCAGCTGGAGCAGTGGATGGCCGAAGCGGATGAGCGCGTGCACGGCACCACGCACGAGCGGCCGCGGGAGAGGTACGAGCGCGAGGAGAAGGCCGCGCTGCGCCCGTTGCCCTCGCGGCCAGTGCCGAGCCGCCAGCAGAGGCTCAAGCGCAAGGTGGCCAATGACGCGTTGGTGGACGTGGACACGGTGCGCTACAGCGTGCCGCACCGGCTGGTGCGCGAGAGCGTCGAGGTGCAGGTGGGCGAGGACGAGGTGCGCATCTTCCACGCGGGCAAGCTGGTGGCCACGCACGCACGCAGCAAGGAGCCGCACGCGCGCGTCGTGGACTCGGCCCACTGGAAGGGCCTGTGGCGGGCGCGCGCGGAGCAGCCCACCAAGGAAGGCTCCAAGCTGACCGCGCTGGGGCGCTCGCTGGAGGCCTACGCCGACGTGGTGGAGCAGGGCGCGAAGCGAGGTGCGGTATGA
- the istB gene encoding IS21-like element helper ATPase IstB, with the protein MSHELVHARVLEHLERLRLGHLAERLDAMLAEAARGEPTYLDFLDALLREEVGAKQRKRVSMGITIAHFPTVKTLEDFDFKAQPSVDQKLVRELATGRFIAQAENVLLFGPPGVGKTHLAIGLGRAAVEAGHPVLFTSATALLAALAKAESEGALKDKLNYFAKPKLLVVDELGYLPFEKRSAHLFFQLVARRYEKGSMLLTTNQMVGQWGGVFGDDVLAAAILDRLLHHSHTLLIQGGCVFRPS; encoded by the coding sequence ATGAGCCACGAGCTGGTGCACGCGCGCGTGCTCGAGCACCTGGAGAGACTGCGCCTGGGACACCTGGCCGAGCGGCTGGACGCGATGCTGGCGGAGGCGGCGCGCGGTGAGCCCACGTACCTGGACTTCCTCGACGCGCTGCTGCGCGAGGAGGTGGGAGCCAAGCAGCGCAAGCGGGTGAGCATGGGAATCACCATCGCGCACTTCCCCACGGTGAAGACGCTGGAGGACTTCGACTTCAAGGCGCAGCCCTCGGTGGACCAGAAGCTGGTGCGGGAACTGGCCACGGGGCGATTCATCGCCCAGGCGGAAAACGTCCTGCTCTTCGGCCCGCCGGGCGTGGGTAAGACGCACCTGGCCATTGGACTGGGCCGGGCGGCGGTGGAGGCCGGGCACCCGGTGCTCTTCACCAGTGCCACGGCGCTGCTGGCGGCGCTGGCCAAGGCCGAAAGCGAAGGGGCGCTCAAGGACAAGCTCAACTACTTCGCCAAGCCGAAGCTGCTGGTGGTGGACGAGCTGGGCTACCTGCCCTTCGAGAAGCGCAGCGCCCACCTCTTCTTCCAGTTGGTGGCGCGTCGCTACGAGAAGGGCAGCATGCTACTAACCACCAATCAGATGGTGGGCCAGTGGGGCGGCGTCTTCGGAGATGACGTGCTGGCCGCGGCCATCCTCGACCGGCTGCTGCACCACAGCCACACGCTGCTCATCCAAGGCGGCTGCGTATTCCGGCCATCGTGA